The following DNA comes from Thermosinus carboxydivorans Nor1.
ACTCGGAAAAGCGGGAGAGGTTTTTGTGAAATTATCAACCAAAGGGCGTTATGGTGTGGCGGCCATGTACGATTTGGCCCTGCATTATGGTCAAGGTCCCATATCGCTGAAAAATGTGGCGAAACGTCAAGGAATATCCGAGCATTATCTCGAACAGCTCATGGGCATCCTGCGCAAAGCCGGCTATGTCAAGAGCGTTCGGGGCTCGCAGGGCGGCTATACGCTGACCAAAGATCCCGCGGAAATCACGGTTGGGGATATTATCCGCATTATGGAAGGCCCGATCGCTCCTGTTGATTGTCTGCTGACTGACAATAATAGTTGCAAGCGGGCCGATATATGCGTTACCCGCGGCGTTTGGGCCAAAGTGCGCGATAGCATAAGTCAGGTTTTAGATTCTATCTCGCTTGCCGATTTATGCCGGGAAGAAAAGGATAAGGGAGATGACAACAATGAAACGAATTTATTTTGACCACTCGGCGACAACGCCGGTCGATCCCGAGGTCGCCAAACTGATGATGGAGTATATGCTGGACAAGTTTGGCAATCCGTCCAGTATCCACGCTTACGGCCGCGAGGCCCGCAAAGCGGTGGAGGAAGCCAGAGAAAAAGTGGCGGCCCTGATTGGTGCTAACGCCAATGAAATCTTTTTTACCAGCGGCGGCACCGAAAGTGACAACTTAGCGATTAAGGGTGTTGCTTATGCCAACCGCAAGAAGGGCAATCATATTATCACGTCGGCCATAGAGCATCACGCCGTGCTCCATACCTGTGAGTACCTTGAAAAACAAGGCTACGTGGTTACTTATCTACCGGTGGACGAATATGGCATGGTCCGTGTTGAGGATCTAAAAAAGGCCATTACCGACAAGACCATTTTGATCAGTATCATGTTTGCCAACAACGAAGTAGGCACTATCCAACCTATCAAGGAGATTGGCCAAATCGCCCGCGAGAAAGGCATTTATTTCCACACCGATGCGGTCCAGGCAGCCGGCAACTATCCAATTGATGTAAAAGAATACAACATAGATTTGCTTACCCTGTCGGGACATAAGTTCCACGGCCCCAAAGGTATTGGTGCCCTGTACATTCGTCGCGGTGTGCGCATCGAGGCAATCCAGCACGGCGGTGGGCACGAGCGCAATATGCGGGCAGGAACGGAAAATGTGCCCGGTATTGTCGGACTGGGTAAAGCGGCCGAAATCGCCAAAAACGAGATGGCGCAAAAAATGGCTCATATACAGCGGCTGCGGGATAAGCTTATCCGCGAAACAATGGCCAAAATACCTCATGTGAAGCTTAATGGCCATCCTACGCAGCGCATGCCTGGCAATGCAAACTTTAGTTTTCATTATGTTGAAGGCGAGTCGCTGCTACTTAATCTTGATTTGAAAGGCATTGCTGCTTCCAGCGGTTCGGCCTGCACTTCCGGTTCGCTCGATCCTTCGCATGTTTTGCTGGCCATGGGCCTTTCGCACGAGGTAGCGCATGGTTCACTGCGTATTTCGCTGGGCCGGGGCAATACGGAAGAAGAAGTTGATTATTTCTTGACGGTAATGCCGGAAATTATCGAGCGGCTGCGCAGCATGTCGCCGCTGTACGGCAAGCAGCCGGCAGCTATGTCGTCGAATCCTTGCAGCCATTGTCATCATCATTAATTCATATGAATGGGAGAGAAACTAATGTATACCGAAAAAGTCATGGACCATTTCACCAACCCGCGCAATGTAGGTGAAATTGAGGACGCCAACGGCATTGGCGAAGTTGGCAACGCCAAATGCGGCGACATTATGCGCATCTATCTGAAAATTGAAAACGATATCATTAAAGACGTGAAATTTAAGACCTTTGGCTGCGGGGCCGCTATTGCCACCAGCAGCATGGTGACCGAGATGGTCAAGGGTAAGACCATCGACGAAGCGCTAAAAATATCCAACCAGGCTGTCGCCGAGGCTTTGGGCGGATTGCCGCCAGCCAAGATGCATTGCTCCAACTTGGCGGCTGATGCGCTGCACGAAGCGATTAAGGATTACCTTAATAAAAAAGGAAAGTGAGAGTATTCATGGGCGCAAAACCGAGAGTGGTTGTAGCCATGAGCGGAGGGGTGGACAGTTCGTTAACTGCCGCCCTTCTTGTCCATCAGGGCTATGATGTCATAGGGGTTACCATGCAAATATGGGAAAACGATTTGCCGGAAATAGATCCTGAACACCGGGGATGTTGCTCCTTATCAGCCGTTAACGATGCGAGACGGGTGGCGGACAAACTGGGCATTCCTTACTATGTACTTAATTTTCGCGAAATGTTTCAGGAAACGGTAGTAGACTATTTTATTCGCGAGTATGCCGCCGGCAAAACGCCCAATCCATGTATTGCCTGCAACCGGTATGTAAAGTTCGAAGGACTGCTGCAGAAGGCTTTGGCTCTTGATGCGCAATATGTCGCTACCGGTCATTATGCGCGGATTGAATATGATAAAGGCCGCGGCCGATATATTTTGCGGAAAGGGGTAGACCGGACAAAAGACCAGTCTTACGCTCTTTATCATCTTAACCAGCATACATTGCGCCACTTTCTTATGCCACTGGGCGAATATACCAAAGTACAAACACGGCAGATGGCCAGACAGTTCGGCCTGGCGGTGGCGGAAAAACCGGATAGCCAGGAAATATGCTTTATTCCTAATGACGATTATAAGAGTTTTTTGGAAGAAAAAGCGCCGGAAACGCTTCGACCGGGGAATATTGTTGATACCCATGGCCGGATTCTTGGCCGTCATAAGGGGTTGCCGCTTTACACTGTTGGCCAGCGCAAAGGGCTTGGCATCGCGGTAGGTAAACCGCTGTACGTCGTGGCTCTGGATTATGAGCGGAACGAGGTTATCGTCGGCTCCGACGAGGACGTATTTGCCAGTGAACTAATTGCCGAGGACCTAAATTTCATCACCGTTGACAAGCTTGCTTCGCCGCTGCGGGTAGCGGCAAAGATTCGCTATAGTGCGAGGGAAGCTCCGGCGACAATAACTCCGGAGAGAGAAGGTGCGGTTTATGTCAGGTTTGACGAGCCGCAGCGCGCCATTACCCCAGGACAATCGGTTGTATTTTATGACGGCGACACGGTGGTTGGCGGCGGGATTATCCGTAAGGCGATACGTTGATTAAAAAATAATAAACCGCCTCGTTTTTGGTCATAATAGTACTGCAATCTGTTTTGGAGGCCGGTTATGTATAAACTTCGAAATTTGATTGGCCTGCCGGTGCTCGAACTGGATACGGGTACAAAGATTGGCGAGGTTCAGGAAGTGATTGTGGATTTAGCCAGGGCGGCAGTATTAGGAATTGTGATCAATCAGACCAGTTGGTTCAGCGATGGGCAAGGTATCCTTTTTCAAAATTTATTTTGCATCGGTCGCGACGCTGTTATGGTGCGCAACAGAGATGCGCTGCTCGCTTTGACGGCTATGCCGGGGATCGACCAAGCTTGTCGGCTGCATGATGTGGTAGACAAGCAAATATTTACCGAGTGTGGTGTCAATTTGGGTCTACTGGCCGATAT
Coding sequences within:
- the mnmA gene encoding tRNA 2-thiouridine(34) synthase MnmA, whose amino-acid sequence is MGAKPRVVVAMSGGVDSSLTAALLVHQGYDVIGVTMQIWENDLPEIDPEHRGCCSLSAVNDARRVADKLGIPYYVLNFREMFQETVVDYFIREYAAGKTPNPCIACNRYVKFEGLLQKALALDAQYVATGHYARIEYDKGRGRYILRKGVDRTKDQSYALYHLNQHTLRHFLMPLGEYTKVQTRQMARQFGLAVAEKPDSQEICFIPNDDYKSFLEEKAPETLRPGNIVDTHGRILGRHKGLPLYTVGQRKGLGIAVGKPLYVVALDYERNEVIVGSDEDVFASELIAEDLNFITVDKLASPLRVAAKIRYSAREAPATITPEREGAVYVRFDEPQRAITPGQSVVFYDGDTVVGGGIIRKAIR
- a CDS encoding RrF2 family transcriptional regulator, whose product is MKLSTKGRYGVAAMYDLALHYGQGPISLKNVAKRQGISEHYLEQLMGILRKAGYVKSVRGSQGGYTLTKDPAEITVGDIIRIMEGPIAPVDCLLTDNNSCKRADICVTRGVWAKVRDSISQVLDSISLADLCREEKDKGDDNNETNLF
- the nifS gene encoding cysteine desulfurase NifS — translated: MKRIYFDHSATTPVDPEVAKLMMEYMLDKFGNPSSIHAYGREARKAVEEAREKVAALIGANANEIFFTSGGTESDNLAIKGVAYANRKKGNHIITSAIEHHAVLHTCEYLEKQGYVVTYLPVDEYGMVRVEDLKKAITDKTILISIMFANNEVGTIQPIKEIGQIAREKGIYFHTDAVQAAGNYPIDVKEYNIDLLTLSGHKFHGPKGIGALYIRRGVRIEAIQHGGGHERNMRAGTENVPGIVGLGKAAEIAKNEMAQKMAHIQRLRDKLIRETMAKIPHVKLNGHPTQRMPGNANFSFHYVEGESLLLNLDLKGIAASSGSACTSGSLDPSHVLLAMGLSHEVAHGSLRISLGRGNTEEEVDYFLTVMPEIIERLRSMSPLYGKQPAAMSSNPCSHCHHH
- a CDS encoding PRC-barrel domain-containing protein — its product is MYKLRNLIGLPVLELDTGTKIGEVQEVIVDLARAAVLGIVINQTSWFSDGQGILFQNLFCIGRDAVMVRNRDALLALTAMPGIDQACRLHDVVDKQIFTECGVNLGLLADIAFDPGTGEITAYEISNGVFTDLVYGRSMIPLPQAQVVGEDKLIVPESMVNLLHNEEKN
- the nifU gene encoding Fe-S cluster assembly scaffold protein NifU — its product is MYTEKVMDHFTNPRNVGEIEDANGIGEVGNAKCGDIMRIYLKIENDIIKDVKFKTFGCGAAIATSSMVTEMVKGKTIDEALKISNQAVAEALGGLPPAKMHCSNLAADALHEAIKDYLNKKGK